The genome window TGGCGTGGTACTCGGCGCTGTGGCATGCCGACGGGTAATGGTCAGGACCTGAGCTCCCGCCACTCCCGGACCACATCGACGTCCGGTCCGAGGACTGTCCTCGCCCCGCCGGTCGTGAGCTCGACGACGACCCCGGGCTCGTAGCGGCCCTTGCTCCGGACGTCCTGCACCTGCGACCAGGGCAGGTGCTCGTGGCGGCGGAACGGGCGGGGGAGCGTCATCCCGTCCGCGTCGACCGTGATGGCGGAGGACGGCAGGCGAGAGGTCACGAGGGCGACCAGCCCGACCATGAGGCCGAACCCGACGAGGGCGGCCGGGACGGGCAGGTCGAAGACGTTCACCAGGTTGACGCCCATGACGGCGACGAAGACACCGAGGTTCCGCGACAGCCAGGACTGCTGCGCCATCTCCTCGGGCGTCAGCCGCCACGTCTGGGGCAGCCCCGCAGCCGGACGGTCACCCCGGTGGCGCTCCCGCCACCCCTCGACCACGCCGCCCGGCGTGCGGCGCGGCAGCTGCACCAGCTCGCCGGTGTCGAGCTCCACGTAGGCGTCCGGCCGGTCGACGCCGAGGGTCTGCGGACGGCGCACGCGGCGGACCCTGTCCCAGGCGACGTCGCGGTCCCGAAGGCGGCTGGACACCCGGACGC of Aquipuribacter hungaricus contains these proteins:
- a CDS encoding PH domain-containing protein; the protein is MGPEGDEPTGPRAASRPRVPDRPLAPTGPRPGLTGEPVHEVPVSRWWVTAVVVTGTLAVAATVVAVLSADPWWAALAVVVLAMTALLVAAGLRQPRRVAASASGVRVSSRLRDRDVAWDRVRRVRRPQTLGVDRPDAYVELDTGELVQLPRRTPGGVVEGWRERHRGDRPAAGLPQTWRLTPEEMAQQSWLSRNLGVFVAVMGVNLVNVFDLPVPAALVGFGLMVGLVALVTSRLPSSAITVDADGMTLPRPFRRHEHLPWSQVQDVRSKGRYEPGVVVELTTGGARTVLGPDVDVVREWRELRS